From one Bacillus sp. FJAT-42376 genomic stretch:
- a CDS encoding DUF5381 family protein: MNRLGTIIEVKANPRLSRIGLIVTILVILICIWFTYDSLFSGSNYRLLGFLGGGAGTFFGFYFLIHSAPVFFRKDKTLFEIVPGPDGRIQSKDNYVEMKDIKDVRIQHKGVSLRSWLYYDLVIFTKQNKKIRIKTYNVLHEQDFMPYKRDYITPFIN, from the coding sequence ATGAATCGGCTAGGCACAATTATTGAAGTGAAGGCCAATCCCAGATTATCTAGAATAGGGTTAATCGTTACTATTTTGGTCATTCTAATTTGTATATGGTTTACGTATGACTCTCTATTCTCAGGCTCAAACTACCGTTTATTAGGATTCTTAGGTGGTGGAGCCGGGACATTTTTTGGTTTTTATTTTCTCATCCATTCAGCCCCGGTGTTTTTTCGGAAAGATAAGACCCTATTTGAAATTGTTCCGGGACCAGATGGAAGAATTCAATCAAAAGATAACTATGTGGAGATGAAAGATATTAAAGATGTCAGAATCCAGCATAAAGGGGTTAGTTTGCGGTCGTGGCTATATTACGACCTTGTTATATTCACCAAACAGAATAAAAAAATTAGGATTAAAACATATAACGTTCTTCATGAACAGGATTTTATGCCTTATAAAAGAGATTATATAACTCCTTTCATAAATTGA
- a CDS encoding extracellular solute-binding protein, protein MKKLAGLFAAAALIFTMAACSNDQTSTTESKAGTIKLVLKDEDPSNPATKKYFSNLEKALKKDEKLDVKFELVQMPQGNYAEKLNLLLYSGDIPDMIYFQGGDQQIAEQDLLEDLTPYLEKSKNLKSIMEPYNEKRMKNYPYLLWIKPLDLKTPVIRSDWFNQLSSSKTLMADPSPEQYKAFFKELVEKAPGGGKPKNAITVAGDITELDSIFNMAFGINQTWLKKGDGTYEYAKVSEKEKAKLAYYSELYKEGLLDKQFATKQWDTKEKAFYDGESGVIVGTNGKVIDIYNGKMTQVNGKEAELTVLPPAKGEFQGYGATDISKESRGIAISSQSKNKELAFKVLDYLASPKGQMLDRIGFENEHYKIVDNQIELTDKYYSEWYARFWEPAEFKTEKPLKTPLLSKPAEESAKMVQQYYSEDNKVMLDEETAAKWDATENLYKEFSSDVITGKRPISDFDQFVEEWKKAGGEEITKTVSEKLK, encoded by the coding sequence ATGAAAAAACTAGCAGGTTTGTTTGCAGCCGCTGCGCTCATTTTTACAATGGCTGCGTGCTCAAATGATCAGACTTCAACGACCGAAAGCAAGGCAGGCACCATCAAGCTTGTCCTGAAAGACGAAGATCCTTCCAATCCGGCAACAAAGAAATATTTCAGCAATCTGGAAAAGGCTTTGAAAAAGGATGAGAAATTGGATGTGAAATTTGAGCTTGTTCAAATGCCGCAGGGGAACTATGCGGAAAAGCTGAACCTGCTTTTATACAGCGGCGATATTCCCGACATGATTTATTTCCAGGGAGGCGACCAGCAGATTGCGGAGCAGGACCTGCTTGAGGATCTGACCCCTTATCTCGAAAAATCAAAGAACCTAAAATCGATCATGGAGCCATACAATGAAAAGAGGATGAAAAACTATCCTTATCTGCTGTGGATCAAGCCCCTTGATTTAAAGACACCGGTCATCCGCAGCGACTGGTTCAATCAGCTTTCTTCTTCTAAAACGCTGATGGCTGATCCATCACCTGAACAGTACAAAGCGTTCTTCAAGGAACTCGTTGAAAAAGCACCCGGCGGAGGAAAGCCGAAAAATGCGATTACGGTGGCAGGGGATATTACGGAGCTCGATTCCATTTTTAATATGGCATTCGGAATCAATCAGACGTGGCTGAAAAAAGGCGACGGAACATACGAATACGCCAAGGTTTCAGAGAAGGAGAAAGCAAAGCTTGCGTATTACAGCGAGCTGTATAAAGAAGGGCTGCTTGACAAGCAGTTTGCGACAAAGCAATGGGATACGAAGGAAAAAGCTTTCTATGACGGCGAATCCGGAGTCATCGTTGGAACAAACGGAAAAGTCATTGATATTTATAACGGGAAAATGACACAGGTGAACGGCAAAGAGGCGGAATTGACCGTGCTTCCTCCTGCGAAGGGCGAGTTCCAGGGGTATGGGGCGACCGATATTTCGAAGGAATCCCGCGGTATTGCGATTTCCTCCCAGTCCAAGAACAAGGAGCTTGCCTTCAAAGTGCTCGACTATCTTGCCAGTCCGAAGGGACAGATGCTGGACCGGATTGGGTTTGAAAACGAACACTATAAGATCGTGGACAATCAGATTGAGCTGACAGATAAATATTACAGTGAATGGTATGCCCGTTTCTGGGAGCCGGCTGAATTTAAAACAGAGAAACCGCTGAAAACCCCGCTTTTATCCAAGCCTGCAGAAGAATCTGCGAAAATGGTGCAGCAGTATTACAGCGAGGATAACAAAGTGATGCTGGATGAAGAAACGGCAGCGAAGTGGGATGCAACGGAAAATCTGTATAAAGAATTCTCAAGCGATGTCATTACCGGAAAACGGCCAATCAGTGATTTTGACCAGTTTGTCGAGGAGTGGAAAAAAGCAGGCGGAGAAGAAATCACAAAAACAGTGAGCGAAAAACTGAAGTAA
- a CDS encoding ADP-ribosylglycohydrolase family protein, whose amino-acid sequence MIPFQERVRGVVFGAALGDALGAVVEKLSYEQIRDMYQRVESLKTEWYKPEEERQGKQRGHGIVTDDTLMMCALIRVYLQEQRHLDAYDLSDGFLREIAFRKTYIPEFGREALLIERLFYPEKTLFTRHALANCEPREGGIGNMVNCGAAMYIAPVGIVNAGDPKGAYDEAILFALGHQCSYGLEAAGVLAACVAKAFEEGATVESVVETAILLAKDGTKQAIAAVTGEAKRLKQCGAGMDEIVSCLQQAMKPFSPMGDDVHRSENKLGVPSNHYTPSRLFSIEELPMALAFIILNDGAFYPSMYDGINSGRDTDSIGVMIGVILGAMHGDRVIRGEDRSLLERANQLQLSILSERFCETAKKIISKDLELHTYRKKYLT is encoded by the coding sequence ATGATTCCATTTCAGGAACGCGTGAGAGGCGTTGTGTTTGGCGCCGCGCTTGGGGATGCCCTTGGAGCTGTGGTGGAAAAGCTCAGTTACGAACAGATCAGGGACATGTATCAGCGGGTTGAATCCCTAAAGACAGAATGGTATAAGCCGGAGGAAGAAAGACAGGGAAAACAGCGCGGGCACGGGATTGTCACGGATGATACGCTGATGATGTGCGCCTTGATCCGGGTCTATCTGCAGGAACAGAGACATTTGGATGCGTATGATTTAAGCGACGGATTTCTTCGTGAGATCGCTTTCCGGAAAACGTATATCCCCGAATTTGGCAGAGAGGCACTCTTAATCGAGCGCCTCTTTTACCCGGAAAAAACCCTCTTTACCCGCCACGCGCTCGCGAACTGCGAGCCGAGGGAGGGCGGAATCGGCAATATGGTCAACTGCGGGGCTGCGATGTATATCGCCCCTGTCGGAATCGTCAATGCCGGCGATCCAAAAGGGGCCTATGATGAAGCGATCCTTTTTGCTCTCGGCCATCAGTGCAGCTATGGGCTTGAGGCCGCGGGGGTATTGGCAGCCTGTGTCGCGAAGGCGTTTGAAGAAGGAGCTACAGTGGAGAGCGTTGTTGAAACGGCGATCCTTCTCGCAAAGGACGGGACAAAGCAGGCGATTGCCGCGGTTACCGGGGAGGCGAAGCGGCTGAAACAATGCGGGGCGGGGATGGACGAAATTGTTTCGTGCCTCCAGCAGGCAATGAAGCCTTTTTCACCCATGGGCGATGATGTGCACCGAAGCGAGAACAAATTAGGGGTTCCTTCCAATCACTACACCCCCAGCCGTCTTTTTTCGATTGAAGAGCTTCCGATGGCACTTGCGTTTATCATCCTGAATGACGGGGCTTTTTACCCTTCGATGTATGACGGGATTAATTCCGGCCGGGATACGGATTCAATCGGTGTCATGATTGGTGTCATACTCGGGGCGATGCATGGAGACCGCGTCATTCGCGGGGAAGATCGGAGTTTGCTGGAGCGGGCAAATCAGCTTCAATTATCAATCTTATCCGAAAGGTTTTGCGAAACAGCAAAAAAAATAATCTCGAAAGACCTCGAGCTGCATACCTATAGAAAGAAGTACCTGACCTAG
- a CDS encoding DUF5381 family protein encodes MENSYNEQIIPVRSQWRLVIWMLIASLGVFLFCIWIMIDALQFNSKYSLIAIVASLAGIIFGLYLFLHALPGFLKKGRVMFEIVTGSNGRIQSKKKCVLLKDIKDITIDRKGFTPRAIFFEDLIIYTQQDKVIKIPTYNMVNDVVVRKQINDYILPYMSENAQKSYKAKLNSLLGEEAKF; translated from the coding sequence TTGGAAAATAGCTATAACGAACAGATTATACCTGTCAGGTCCCAATGGAGGCTTGTCATTTGGATGCTTATCGCATCTTTAGGAGTTTTTCTGTTTTGTATATGGATTATGATCGATGCTCTACAGTTTAATTCAAAATACAGTCTAATAGCTATTGTGGCTAGTTTAGCAGGAATTATATTTGGGCTTTACCTGTTTTTGCATGCTCTCCCTGGTTTTTTAAAAAAGGGCAGAGTGATGTTTGAAATTGTAACGGGATCAAATGGAAGAATTCAATCGAAAAAAAAGTGTGTGTTGTTAAAGGACATTAAGGATATCACAATTGATAGAAAGGGATTCACACCAAGAGCCATCTTTTTTGAAGACTTAATTATATACACCCAGCAAGATAAAGTGATTAAAATTCCCACCTATAACATGGTAAACGACGTAGTTGTTAGAAAGCAGATTAACGATTACATACTCCCATATATGTCTGAAAATGCTCAAAAAAGCTATAAAGCCAAGTTAAATAGCTTACTTGGCGAAGAGGCAAAATTTTAA
- a CDS encoding DUF4387 domain-containing protein, whose amino-acid sequence MASLYELAKIIRSKNSGPFELTLDILFDSAASYEKVKHSGKITHQSISRLYGVEENQIHHLVFFDQALGIKITMARTVSSGTIGDRDVYGAQQHAPLFSIEI is encoded by the coding sequence ATGGCCTCTCTTTATGAACTGGCAAAAATCATCCGCAGTAAAAATTCAGGGCCTTTTGAACTGACGCTGGATATTCTGTTCGATTCAGCTGCCAGCTATGAAAAGGTCAAGCATTCAGGGAAAATCACACATCAGTCAATCTCCCGGCTTTATGGGGTAGAAGAGAATCAAATTCATCACCTGGTTTTCTTCGATCAGGCCCTCGGCATCAAAATCACGATGGCACGGACGGTGTCCTCCGGAACGATCGGAGACCGGGATGTGTACGGAGCCCAGCAGCACGCTCCGCTATTTTCTATTGAAATCTAA
- a CDS encoding carbohydrate ABC transporter permease, translating into MKKLTPFSALVYVLLILLSVSVLIPILNLLAMSFSDPLKVQALGGLDILPKGFSLINYQVLFSNPLIVRSIFNTIFLTVAGTALNLFLTAMAAYVLSRTYFVGKKVVLVLLIIIMVFEPGLIPEYLLVKDLGLLNTYMSLIFYKAINVYYLFILIRFFQDVPDSILEAARIDGAGHFRIFTRIMLPLSKPGLATLGLFYAVYHWNEYFRATIYITDPNKWPLQVVLRQFVVQKDNASLIGAQNVLSYDKIASLDFSSLQAGMIIVSMVPILILYPLILKFYAKGAFEGGVKD; encoded by the coding sequence GTGAAAAAGCTAACGCCTTTTTCCGCTCTCGTTTATGTCCTGTTGATTTTGCTTTCGGTTTCGGTGCTCATCCCGATCCTGAATCTGCTTGCGATGTCTTTTTCCGACCCTTTAAAGGTACAGGCACTCGGAGGACTTGATATTTTGCCAAAGGGCTTTTCTTTGATTAACTATCAGGTGCTCTTTTCCAATCCGCTCATTGTCCGGAGTATTTTTAATACGATTTTCCTGACCGTTGCCGGAACCGCCCTGAACCTCTTTTTAACAGCCATGGCCGCATACGTTCTGTCGAGAACCTACTTCGTCGGCAAAAAAGTGGTCCTCGTTCTGCTCATTATCATTATGGTATTTGAACCCGGCCTGATTCCTGAGTATTTGCTCGTAAAGGACCTTGGCCTGCTCAATACATACATGTCGCTTATTTTCTATAAGGCGATCAATGTGTACTATCTGTTCATTCTCATCCGCTTTTTTCAGGACGTGCCTGACAGCATTCTCGAAGCAGCCAGAATCGATGGGGCCGGACATTTTCGTATTTTTACGAGAATCATGCTGCCGCTGTCGAAGCCGGGACTTGCGACACTTGGTCTCTTTTACGCGGTCTACCACTGGAATGAATATTTCCGGGCGACGATTTATATCACCGATCCGAATAAGTGGCCGCTCCAGGTGGTCCTTAGGCAGTTTGTCGTTCAAAAGGACAACGCCTCTCTGATTGGAGCTCAAAATGTCCTCTCCTACGACAAAATCGCGAGCCTGGATTTCTCCTCTCTCCAGGCCGGGATGATCATCGTATCCATGGTGCCGATCCTGATTCTCTATCCGCTCATTTTGAAGTTTTACGCAAAAGGAGCATTTGAAGGAGGTGTGAAGGATTAA
- a CDS encoding ADP-ribosylglycohydrolase family protein translates to MQTEEYLQKVYAGFLGMNIGIRLGAPVEPREWTYERIRDVYGNIKGYIKDYSVFSADDDANGPVFFIRALLDDAINRELEPQDVGRAWLNYCREGIGMLWWGGEAYSTEHRAYSNLTKGIDAPRSGSAEENGIVLAEQIGGQIFIDTWGLIFPGNPGKAADYAEKAASVSHDRNGLHGARFMAACIAQAFSAGSIDEILSAGLLEIPPDSEYARLVRSILSFHHKNPDDFRLGYHYVEETWGYHKYPGECHIIPNAGVCVLSLLYGKGRLDRTVEIAVMCGWDTDCNAGNVGTICGVFSGLQNIPLHYRTPINDTIVTSSVAGYLNILDIPTFVKELALLKFQVERKEPPEWLESSLKNGEVYLDFALPGSTHGFRTNHPFKTILRPAKEKGFRKPGSLEVLFDRFTAGDSSRVFWKPFYRRAEFNDEKYKPVFSPKAYSGQTVSAKIFLDQWRGEKMLFTPYVRDTWSKEILELETVELDNQSWNSVEFQIPDTNGSLIDEIGYRISSHSPSYNRAFGKLFIDDFRIYGKADYTIDFSKQSEEFQSVTPFAHHKGKWRLDGNRLHYETMENCSSYSGNYYASNYNVSAYIEPKEGGSHLLLFRAKGIKRHYLAGFDGEGYVSFIRNDFGYQKLKTVPFSWELGKEYHVKIECRDSRFIFLIDDEKVMEIEDDRFPYGMYGAGCLEKGAGCIRGFRFQQL, encoded by the coding sequence TTGCAGACAGAGGAATACCTCCAAAAAGTGTACGCAGGTTTTCTCGGGATGAATATCGGAATCCGTCTTGGAGCGCCGGTTGAGCCGAGGGAATGGACATATGAAAGAATCCGGGACGTATACGGGAATATTAAAGGCTATATCAAAGACTACAGCGTGTTTTCAGCGGATGACGATGCCAATGGACCGGTGTTTTTTATAAGGGCATTACTCGATGATGCCATCAATCGCGAGCTTGAGCCGCAGGATGTCGGAAGGGCGTGGCTGAATTACTGCCGGGAAGGGATCGGCATGCTTTGGTGGGGCGGGGAAGCTTACAGCACGGAGCACCGGGCGTATTCGAATTTGACAAAAGGAATCGATGCCCCGCGCTCCGGCTCTGCTGAAGAAAACGGAATCGTGCTTGCGGAGCAGATTGGCGGCCAGATTTTTATCGATACATGGGGGCTGATATTTCCGGGCAATCCTGGAAAAGCAGCGGACTATGCGGAGAAAGCGGCCAGTGTGTCTCATGACCGGAACGGGCTGCATGGAGCCAGATTCATGGCAGCCTGTATTGCCCAGGCCTTTTCAGCAGGAAGCATAGACGAAATTCTATCCGCGGGACTGCTGGAAATTCCTCCAGATTCTGAATATGCAAGACTGGTCCGTTCCATCTTGTCTTTTCATCATAAAAATCCTGATGATTTCCGTCTTGGATACCATTATGTAGAGGAAACATGGGGGTACCATAAATATCCGGGTGAATGCCATATAATCCCGAATGCAGGAGTATGCGTTCTCTCGCTTCTGTACGGAAAAGGGCGGCTCGACCGAACGGTTGAAATCGCCGTTATGTGCGGGTGGGACACGGATTGCAATGCAGGGAATGTCGGAACCATCTGCGGCGTGTTCAGCGGTCTTCAAAACATCCCGCTTCATTACCGCACCCCTATTAACGATACCATCGTAACGTCCAGCGTCGCCGGATACTTGAACATTCTCGACATTCCGACGTTTGTCAAAGAACTGGCTTTGCTGAAATTCCAGGTGGAAAGAAAAGAACCGCCGGAATGGCTGGAAAGCTCGCTGAAAAACGGAGAGGTCTATTTAGATTTTGCTCTGCCGGGCTCTACCCATGGGTTTCGGACCAATCATCCGTTTAAAACCATTTTGAGGCCTGCAAAGGAAAAAGGGTTTCGAAAGCCGGGCTCGCTTGAGGTCCTTTTTGACCGGTTCACCGCAGGAGACAGCAGCCGTGTGTTTTGGAAGCCGTTTTACCGGAGAGCGGAATTCAACGATGAAAAATACAAGCCTGTTTTTTCGCCGAAAGCGTACAGCGGCCAAACCGTTTCAGCTAAAATTTTCCTCGATCAGTGGCGCGGTGAAAAAATGCTTTTTACTCCATATGTAAGGGACACTTGGAGCAAAGAAATACTGGAGCTTGAAACGGTGGAGCTTGATAATCAATCGTGGAATTCAGTCGAGTTTCAGATTCCTGATACAAACGGTTCTCTCATTGACGAAATTGGCTATCGAATCAGCAGCCATTCTCCTTCTTATAACAGAGCGTTCGGCAAACTGTTTATTGATGATTTCCGCATATACGGGAAAGCGGACTATACGATCGATTTCTCCAAACAATCCGAGGAATTCCAATCCGTTACTCCGTTCGCGCATCATAAGGGGAAATGGCGCCTGGACGGTAATCGCCTACACTATGAAACCATGGAAAACTGCTCTTCCTATTCAGGCAACTACTACGCTTCCAACTATAACGTTTCCGCATATATCGAACCAAAAGAAGGCGGGAGCCATCTTCTCCTTTTCCGGGCAAAAGGAATTAAACGTCACTATTTAGCCGGGTTTGACGGAGAAGGATACGTATCGTTTATTCGAAATGACTTCGGCTATCAGAAGCTGAAAACGGTTCCTTTTTCCTGGGAGCTCGGAAAAGAATATCACGTGAAAATAGAATGCAGAGACTCACGTTTTATTTTTTTGATTGATGATGAAAAAGTGATGGAGATCGAAGACGACCGTTTTCCATACGGGATGTATGGAGCCGGCTGTCTGGAAAAAGGCGCTGGATGCATTCGGGGCTTTCGATTTCAGCAGCTGTAA
- the flaG gene encoding flagellar protein FlaG has protein sequence MPVNSISAQAMPRMPETEAVKGNPVQAIESANQVKESAPVSKEKLEKVVASLNEFMAPANTHTEFVLHEKLNEYYVTVVDDVTREIVREIPNKKVLDMYAAMTEFVGLFVDKKS, from the coding sequence ATGCCGGTGAATTCAATTTCAGCCCAAGCAATGCCTCGTATGCCAGAAACAGAAGCGGTAAAAGGTAATCCTGTACAAGCCATAGAGTCAGCCAATCAAGTGAAGGAATCAGCTCCGGTTTCAAAGGAAAAGCTTGAAAAAGTGGTTGCGAGCCTGAATGAATTTATGGCGCCTGCCAATACCCATACAGAGTTTGTCCTTCATGAAAAGCTGAATGAGTATTATGTGACGGTTGTGGACGATGTGACAAGAGAAATTGTTCGGGAAATTCCCAATAAAAAAGTGCTGGATATGTATGCAGCGATGACAGAATTCGTAGGTTTGTTTGTTGATAAAAAAAGCTAA
- a CDS encoding DUF5381 family protein: MQETNKKDIIKIKCNKTNLIFGLAATAGAFIVFGTIFLFAIKFTSLYDILGIFGGALGMAFTFYMFINAAPGLFSKNRVIFTIIPGPDGRIESSKQSVLIKHIKDYKIARSGVTPRALFFEDLIIFTYDNKKVKLPTYNLLNYQDLNNDLKKYLLPYMSQEAQTHFQSKVKNFPRQTENIK; this comes from the coding sequence ATGCAGGAGACTAACAAGAAGGACATAATAAAAATTAAATGTAATAAGACCAATTTAATCTTTGGTCTAGCGGCAACAGCAGGTGCTTTTATTGTCTTTGGCACAATCTTTTTATTCGCGATTAAATTTACTTCTTTATATGATATTTTAGGGATTTTTGGCGGAGCGTTAGGAATGGCTTTTACGTTTTATATGTTTATTAACGCAGCACCCGGTCTATTTAGCAAAAACAGAGTGATATTTACGATCATACCTGGACCAGATGGAAGAATTGAGTCATCCAAACAATCTGTCCTTATTAAACATATTAAAGATTATAAAATAGCGCGAAGCGGAGTTACACCACGGGCACTTTTTTTTGAAGATTTAATTATCTTTACCTATGATAATAAGAAAGTAAAGTTGCCTACATATAATCTTCTAAACTATCAAGATTTAAACAACGATTTGAAAAAGTATCTTCTTCCTTATATGAGTCAAGAAGCGCAAACTCATTTTCAATCAAAGGTTAAAAACTTTCCTAGGCAAACTGAAAATATAAAGTGA
- a CDS encoding flagellar hook-associated protein 2, which translates to MPMRIGGLASGMDIDTMVSDLMKAERMGVDKLKQKKTTLEWQRDNYRDMNKLLKELDDMLSPINKNSLTLQSTFNKKAVSSSNEAAVSAKAISASANFSSSIEVTELASSASWKGALNPAVPAGAKEMVFKVTDPGSAAPREVKISIAAGDTMEQVLSKINSSTLGVSAMQATLKGETQSRIILTSSKTGASGSIVADNADAKAFMTSLGFAFDAANPNPNTLKKDQTGTDATVKVNGYEMVQPSNTFTINGVEYNAKQKTNGIPVSISSTTDTDSIVESVVKFVDKYNEIIGKINGEISEDRYRSYQPLTDTERESLSDKQIEQWEEKAKSGLLKNDAILSSGLNKLRNDFYAPVGGAIKDYAQLSDIGIKTTSNYMEKGKLIIDETKLREKIQANPNAVYELFNAKGTAPETMGIAGRLRASIKDTITKVETKAGNSLMTTQKFSIGKSLDSVSTQIDRFEDRLVQIEDRYWRQFSAMETAIQRANAQSAQLAGFGGGGN; encoded by the coding sequence ATGCCAATGAGAATCGGCGGTCTGGCAAGCGGGATGGATATTGATACGATGGTCAGCGATTTGATGAAAGCAGAGCGGATGGGCGTTGATAAGCTCAAGCAAAAGAAAACAACACTTGAGTGGCAGCGTGATAATTACCGCGACATGAATAAGCTGCTGAAAGAATTGGATGATATGCTCAGTCCCATTAACAAAAATTCGCTTACCCTTCAATCTACTTTCAATAAAAAGGCGGTCAGCAGTTCGAATGAGGCAGCGGTTAGTGCGAAAGCGATCAGTGCTTCTGCGAATTTTTCTTCTTCAATTGAAGTAACAGAGCTGGCGTCTTCTGCGTCCTGGAAAGGAGCACTGAACCCAGCCGTGCCAGCCGGAGCTAAAGAAATGGTCTTTAAAGTAACGGATCCAGGCTCTGCAGCTCCTAGAGAGGTCAAAATTTCTATTGCTGCCGGAGATACGATGGAGCAGGTATTATCTAAAATCAATTCTTCCACTCTAGGTGTTTCAGCCATGCAGGCAACTCTAAAAGGTGAGACACAGTCTAGAATCATTCTAACGAGCAGCAAGACAGGCGCCAGTGGGTCGATTGTTGCCGATAATGCTGATGCCAAGGCATTTATGACAAGTCTGGGATTTGCATTTGACGCTGCTAATCCTAATCCAAACACCCTTAAAAAAGACCAAACTGGTACTGATGCTACCGTAAAAGTGAACGGCTACGAAATGGTCCAGCCATCAAACACTTTTACCATAAATGGTGTAGAGTACAACGCGAAACAAAAGACAAACGGCATTCCGGTCAGCATCTCCAGCACAACCGATACTGATTCTATTGTGGAATCCGTCGTAAAATTCGTCGATAAATACAACGAAATCATCGGAAAAATCAACGGAGAAATCTCAGAGGACCGTTACAGATCCTATCAGCCTTTAACAGATACCGAGCGTGAGTCCCTGTCTGACAAACAGATAGAGCAATGGGAAGAAAAAGCCAAGAGCGGGCTGCTGAAGAATGATGCCATCCTTTCATCCGGTCTGAACAAATTGAGAAATGATTTTTATGCACCCGTCGGCGGAGCGATAAAAGACTATGCTCAGTTATCTGATATTGGGATCAAGACGACGTCCAACTATATGGAAAAAGGGAAACTCATCATCGATGAAACGAAGCTGCGCGAGAAAATTCAGGCGAATCCCAATGCTGTTTACGAACTGTTTAATGCTAAAGGAACAGCCCCTGAAACGATGGGGATCGCGGGGCGTCTGCGTGCTTCCATCAAAGATACGATTACGAAAGTTGAAACGAAGGCTGGTAACAGCTTGATGACCACGCAAAAGTTTTCCATCGGGAAAAGTCTTGATAGCGTGAGTACACAAATTGATCGTTTTGAGGACCGGCTCGTTCAAATTGAAGACCGCTACTGGCGCCAGTTCTCCGCTATGGAAACGGCTATCCAGCGGGCCAATGCACAATCAGCGCAGCTTGCCGGATTCG
- a CDS encoding ABC transporter permease subunit, giving the protein MLQSKWKLIKQDWVLYAMLVPALVYFITFHIVPLIGMKLAFQDYRILGNHEWVGLKHFNVLFSSPAFFTVLKNTVIISAMKMLFFFPVPILLSILINEVQHGRFRNSVQSIIYLPHFLSWVVIAGIWISLLNPEDGGLNLIRNFFQLPSVDYMTSKDHIRWVLVFSEIWRSAGWDSIIYLAAIMKISPALYEAARIDGASNLQQLRYITIPELSGTIITVFILNLGFFMNAGFDQVFNLMNNSVISVIDILDTYVYRIGLVNGQYSYATAASLFKGVIGTVLILGTHFISKRLTGRGVW; this is encoded by the coding sequence ATGCTGCAATCAAAGTGGAAATTGATCAAACAAGACTGGGTTCTTTACGCGATGCTTGTTCCGGCGCTTGTGTACTTCATTACCTTTCATATCGTTCCGCTGATTGGGATGAAGCTTGCGTTCCAGGATTACCGGATCCTCGGAAATCACGAATGGGTGGGGCTGAAGCATTTTAACGTGCTCTTCAGCTCCCCGGCTTTTTTTACCGTTTTGAAAAACACGGTCATCATCAGTGCGATGAAAATGCTTTTCTTTTTTCCGGTCCCGATTCTTTTATCGATTTTAATCAATGAAGTCCAGCATGGCCGATTTCGAAATTCGGTTCAGTCAATCATTTATCTGCCTCATTTCCTTTCATGGGTCGTGATCGCCGGAATTTGGATAAGCCTTCTGAACCCGGAAGACGGAGGACTCAATCTGATCCGGAATTTTTTTCAGCTTCCGTCGGTTGATTATATGACAAGTAAGGACCACATCCGCTGGGTGCTCGTCTTTTCGGAAATCTGGCGCAGCGCCGGCTGGGATTCGATTATTTACCTGGCTGCGATTATGAAAATCAGTCCGGCTTTGTATGAAGCGGCGCGGATTGATGGGGCTTCGAATCTCCAGCAGCTCCGGTACATTACAATCCCTGAGCTTTCCGGGACGATCATCACCGTTTTTATCCTGAATCTCGGTTTCTTCATGAACGCGGGATTCGATCAGGTGTTCAATTTAATGAACAACTCGGTCATTTCCGTGATTGATATATTGGACACGTATGTATACAGGATCGGACTTGTGAATGGACAGTATTCGTATGCAACGGCTGCGAGTTTATTTAAAGGGGTCATCGGAACGGTGCTGATCCTTGGAACTCATTTTATTTCGAAGCGGCTTACGGGAAGAGGGGTGTGGTAA